The Criblamydia sequanensis CRIB-18 sequence TAAGGTTTCTTGCCGGAGAAAATCGCTTGCTGGACTATCAAAAAAAACTTTCATCCTATTTGATTCAAAAAGACCTGATTTCTCATATAGATCAAAAAAGGAGCTTCCTCCCGCATGTTACCTTTGCAAGACAACCCTTCGACAAAATCAATTTAAAATTTGAATTTACATCATTTATCATAACTTTGTCGACCCTTCATCTTTATGAAAGCTTGGGCGGGCTTTCCTATTCTCCTCTAATAACGAAAGAGGTTGAAAAGCCTTTCGAGGAAATAGACCATACAGCAGACATTGCCTATCTAATTAAAGGAGAGTCGTTGGAAGAAATAGCCTTAAACGCAAAAGCCGCTCTTATGAGCCGGGAATTAAATATTGAACCTTTTTTTAATTATTCAAAAAAAGATTTTTCATCCATCGAATCCATTGTCCTCTGGCTTAACGAAGCCATTAGGGAACAAGATAAAAATGAGGGGTCTCCCTTTAAAGCCGTTTCACATCATGGAAAAATCAAAATAGATAATAAAAATATTTTTACCTGGGAAATGATTGTCGATGTCTAAAGATTTAAAAAAAATAAAACCTGCGACCTATCTTCTTCCAAAGGAAGGCGGTATGCGAGTGCCGGGCCTTGTTATAGCAAGCGAGAAACTCTTAGAGATTGACGACCTTGAAGAACCTTTGAAACAAGTGAGGAATGTTGCCTATCTTCCGGGTATTTTAGGCTATAGCGTCGCTATGCCGGATATTCATTGGGGTTATGGCTTCCCTATAGGCGGTGTGGCCGCAACCGATGCTGAAGAGGGAGTGATCAGCCCGGGGGGTGTCGGCTATGACATTAACTGCGGGGTTCGTCTAGCTCTAATTGATATCCCCTTTGATTCTATCACGGCAAAAAATCGAAAGGCGCTTCTTGAATCCATCTATAAAAACGTTCCCTCAGGCGTTGGCAAAGGACATAGTAAAGCTAAAACCCTAACCAATAGCGACTACGAGCAATTAGTGAAAGAAGGCGCAAAATGGTCTATTGATTTAGGTTATGGCTTTTCCCGAGATCTTGAGTATATGGAAAGCTATGGCGTTATTGCAGGCGGCGATGCCCATTACATTTCTACTTCTGCTAAAGATCGTGGTAAAGATCAGCTTGGGTCTATTGGTTCCGGCAATCATTTTGTTGAAATTGGAAAAGTCGATGCCATCTTCTTAAAAGATGTAGCCAAGGAATGGGACGTTTTTGAAGGTCAAACCTATGTCTTAATTCATTCCGGATCAAGAGGGCTTGGCCATCAAGTCTGCCAAGACACACTCGATGAATTTGTAAGAAAAGGCTATTCGGAAAATCTTCCTGACAAGCAGCTTGTTTCAGCTCCCATTAAAAGCGATGACGGAAAAGCTTACTTTAAGGCTATGGCAGCTGCTGCTAATTTTGCTTTCAATAATAGACAGAGAATCCTTCATGAAGTTCGTCAAAGCTTCAATGAAACCCTAGGAATCCCTTTTGAAGAGGTCCGCCTTCTATATGATGTTTGCCATAACATTGCCAAGTTTGAAACGCATTTAATTGATGGGGTTGAAAAGAAAGTCTGCGTCCATAGAAAAGGGGCTACAAGAAGTCTTGGGCCTAAATCAAAGGAGCTTAATTCTCTTTTTCAAAAGACAGGGCAGCCGGTTTTAGTTCCGGGAGATATGGCAAGAGCAAGTTTTTTACTTGTAGGCCTTGGAAATCCTCTGACCTTTTGTAGCTGCTGCCATGGTGCAGGAAGAGAAATGAGCCGTTTTAAATCTTCCAAATTCTGGAAAGGAAAAGACCCAATCCGATACATGGAAAGCCAAGGAGTTCAAGTTAAAGCTTCTTCAATTAGGACAATTGTTGAAGAAATGCCAAATGCTTATAAAGATGGCAGCCTTGTTGTCCAGGCGGTAGAAGACGCAAATCTAGCAAAACAAGTGGCAAGGCTTAAACCTTTTTTAGTTGTGAAAGGATAGCTCCCCCAAAATGAGGGAGCTATTTTTATTTTTAAACCCAACTTTTCCCCTAAATCCTAGCACAAACCCCTTTTCAATGGAAAACGAGATAATAAAAATCACTAGTTTGAGCAAGAAACCTTCTTTAATAAATAAGACACTATGCACAAACTATCAAGCGGAGAGCTAAGCCTCTCACTTGCCAATTGAAACGCCAAGCACCTCGGCTAAGTTCATAACTTGGCCTTCGGCACTTAACATTTCACTTGTCAAGTTCTGTAACGCTCATGCGTGATTTAGGGGCGCAAGTTGGGTTTTAAATATATCTCTCCCGCCACTCTTCTCGGGGGCTGATTTTCTTTAAAGCTTTTTCGAAGTCTGCCATTCCAACTTTTAGAGGCAGTTCTTTTTCCTTGCCTTTAAGACTCGCCGTCATGTTTTGCATCTTCATATGGCGTCTTGCAGCTAATGTGAACGCTTTATTTACAAGAGATTGAATAAAACTGCCATTTCGTCGATCTGTTCTTAATGCCAGCTCTTCTACATTTACTTTCTCATCAAGCTGACCATTCGCTTTTATTTTCCCGAGGCAAATCTCAAATATCTCTTTTCTTGCTTCCAAATCCGGCAGCGAAAGAAGAATATGCTTCCCAAATTTTCCTTCTCTCTGAATGCCATCGGATAGTTCATAATGCCTTGTAGCAAGTCCTATGACGACAAGATTTCGAAATTCAAATTTTTCTTCCAGCACATCCTCTACTTCTTTGATGAAATGATTAAATACGGAACCATCCAAAGAGTCGGGAATTTTTTGAGTAGAGTAAAGCCAATCGATATTATCAATTACAACCATAGTCATACTAGCTTCATGTTTTAACTCTTTCTCAAGGTGCAGGGAGTGCTCAAAAAGGTTTTTAAGTTTGGCTTTCAGGTGATGGCCTTGTAATTCCCAAAGAGAAGAAGCGCGGTAGTATTTAAAGCTGTTTTTATTGAGATTAAAAACTTTCATCAAGGATTTGGCAAAAATTGTTTTTCCCGTTCCTGAAGGTCCATAAATAAAATAGCCTTTCGGTAAAGCTTGGCCATTATCCAAGAAAAATTGCTTATAGGTTTGATAGCAGCTTAAATCCAAAACCATTTCTATTTGATCTTTGGAGAGTCCCCCAAAGCCTAATTTTTTAAGGGCCTCTTTCACCTCAGCTTTTTGATAGACCGCCTGGAAATTAGGGACAGGGCTTTCTATTTCCTCTTTTCGATCTAACATCGTTAGAAGCGCTTCCTTAAAATCCCTTTGGGTAATTTTAGCATCCGAATGCGTATAAATTTCATCTTTAGGGATTCTATTTTGGTAGACCCTTCTCAAGGAAATATCGACGGCTTTTTTACAAATAGCCGCAATAAAAGCTCCTGATTGACCGATGGTGTGTTCGGCAAGCTCATCAAATTCGATACCCTCGTCTAAATTTTTCATTTTTTTGGTATGGATTTGAAAAATCTCTTTTCTTGCCTTTAAATCCGGCAATCCCATTTCTATATGAAGACCGAGCCTGCCGGGTCTAAGAATTGCGCTATCGATGCAATCTTTCCTATTAGTAAGAGCAATAACTAGCGTATTATTAAGGGACTTAGCAGAACCGTCCAGCTCCTTTAAAAAAGTTCGAACCACACTTTGTCTTGCAGCTATCTCATCTTCACCAACTTTTTGGCCTAAAGCATCAAATTCATCGATAAGAATGACATGAAGCTGGCTATCAGCACCATTTTTTTCCTGATCTTCCCTTGCAAGTTTAAACATATTTCGAACATTCGCCTCAGAGCCCCCGAGCCATTTATTCCAAATATCAGGCCCTGAATAATAATGGACTTGCGCATTCATTAGTTTTCCAATCAACCTTGCAAAAATGGTTTTTCCGGTTCCAGGAGGCCCATATATTAAAATCCCCCTTTCCGGTTGAAGATCCATGCTTGTGATGTAATCTTTGTAATCACCCCAAGAAAGCTTTATGGCTGTGAGAGCCTCTTTTAATAGATCCGGCACGCCCCCGACTCCAAGCTCTATCAAAGTTTCCCCAATGTTATCGTAATTAAGGTCTTGAACTGCCGGTACCACTACAAGGTTGCTTTCATTATCGGTATAAAATTGAATTTTGGTTTCGGGTGTCCATTGATATAAGAAAGGATAAGACCCTTGAGCTATCCGATCTTTTGACGTGATCTCCATAATTTGAAAGTTGACTTTTTGCCCATTGTCTAATACGGCGGCCACATTTTGATCTTTCAAAAAACATTTTACGGTATCTTTAAATGCAACCTTTAAAGCTTCTTCTTCCAATATGGGTTTCTTTTTATTTTCATCATCTTCACCAAGAAGGATCCTTTGAAACGACTTACTCTTATTGTCCGGAAGGGTTGGTTTAATGGTGATGCTTTCAAGATCGATTGGCACACTCTTTTGAACTAAATCGACCATGAGCTTCTTATTACTATAAACTTTTATGAGGGTTTCTTTGCTTAAATGGTATAATGGCTTTATGGTGTCATCGTCATTTTCTGTGAAACCCATACACTTCGCTTTATTTAATTTTAAAAGAAACTTTCCCTTGGCGAGTTCAAGAACAATTTTTCCGCCAATCGGTAAAGATCTCTCCTCGCTTAAAATAGCTTCTTTGATTTCCTCAAAACTGGCCCAAAGGCGCTTTCCCGTTTTTAGGTTCTCTTTAGCCGTCGTATCTAATATTTCAAAAACTACTTCATTTGCAGGTTGCGCCTCAGAGGCCACGGATGTGAATATGATTTGTGAATGCCCACTGATTCTTATCGCATGATCTCTTAACTGAAAAGCGATCTCATTTTGATTCTCAAACTCCCCTTCCTCCACGTTGGATATAATTTCAGACCCTTTCTTTAACTCAACGCTTTTGAATCTAATCGTAACAGCGTGATCACCTGAAATTTGCAAGTGCTTCTCTTCTCCTGGAATAATTTTAAATTTGGAAAATTGCTCTCTCACCCATTGGCTTAGTTCTGAAAATGCAACGGGAACCGGGACCGGCTTTTCCCCTTTTTTCCAACCTTCGTTAAGCCCGCCTTCCAAAGCGCCTATAATTCGAGCGGAAACTCTAGTTACTTTACAAACTGAAAATTCAAATCTTGCAATCCCCTCATCTTTCATTTCTTCAAAAAGCGCTATTTCGTCGTCACCTGAACTCCATTTAACTTTAGTAGCGCTTGTAATCTTTCCGTAATAGGGTATCTTCTCAATAAAGGGGTTATCTTTTTCAATGTCCTTAAAAGCCCAACTATCTACAATTGCAACAAGCGGGCCGATCGCCGGATGTTTGATAAACAACTCTTGACCCATCCTAATAACTTTTCCTTGCCAAAGTTGTCTCAGAATATCTTGAAGAGAGTCGACAAGAATTTTTTTAGGGTCATTTTTACCAAATCCATTCAGCTCTCCTCTACCATAAACTTTTAAAGATAATTGAGTTATAACACCCGATCTTTGATCAAAACGTGAAATAACAGTCTCTACGCCTCTTGGACCTTTATCAATTGCCCTTTTTACTTGAGAAAAGAAGTGTGTGGGTACATACATTGAATTCTTTTTAACAGAAGGATCGGGAAACGCAGGAAAAGGAAAATTCGCTACACTGACTAAAGGATATTCAAGCTCACCCTCTTCTTCTTTTTCACCCGATGGAAATAGATCCTCATAAGTTCTAGGATTTAAACGAACTCCATTCTCGGCAGCTCTTGTAATGTCCGGGTCCCTTAATACCGCTACCGCAACGGTATGAGAGTCCTTTTCAACTCTTTGTTTTTTTTCAGCTCTTGGGGAGTCCTTTTTACCTTTAGTTTTAGAAGTGGAAGGTTCACACATTTCCCTTTTTCTTGTGTTGGATTCTTTTAATCCCGGATCATAGGGAGATCCCCCCTTTATTCCTGTAACGCCTGTCATAATTTTACTCCGTCTTAAGTTTCTTTTGTCTTAGCCAAAAAATTGTTAAAGTTCTCATTTCTAATGGCTATTTTCGCTAACGTCTTCAATTCCTTATTTAGATGGATCAAAATGAAAATTTAATCCACAATTTTTTTATAGCTTAAAAACCGCTGATTTTATAAATTGAAATTTTTTTTATATTATATTTTTGCTGCAATCTTCTGGCTAAAAATGCCTCATGAAATTCATTTAAGCCTTTTTTTGGAAAGGTTCCTAAGCTTTCAGATAAAATGGGAATAATGTAATTCGCTTTACAAAAATTAAAAATTAAACTTTATTGTGCTTAATTAAGCGGCTTCCCTTGAAGCTTATTAAAATCATTTGCTTTAAGACTTTTTTTGGAGAAATGCTATGCAAGAAACTATTCGTTCTCTTAGGCCTTATTTCTTTTTTGAGAGCCTAGTATTTATTTTACTTGGAATTGCAGCTTTGGCGGTTCCTTTCATTTTTACCTTAAGCATAGGCTTATTGATAGGCTCTCTTTTTCTTATCGGAGGGCTTGTACAGGGGTTTAGAACTTTAAAATCCGGAGTCCATTCTACCGGTTTTTGGCCTTCTCTATTAGTGTCTATCCTTTATGTCCTAGTAGGGCTTTATCTTTTATTTTTTCCTCTAAGAGGAGCTGTCACTTTAACACTTCTTTTAGCCGTCTATTTTTTCCTCGAGGGAATTTTTAAGATTTTCTTTAGCATCTCCGCAAGAAACTTACCGCAAGCAGGTCTTGTTTTTATAAGCGGGTTGCTTTCATTTTTAATTGGCTATATCATTTATGCCGCTCTTCCCGGAAGTGCTAGCTGGGCAATCGGTGTCCTTGTCGGGATTGATTTGTTAATTATTGGAATTACTCTTCTCATTATTACTCTATCAGTTCCAAAGTCTAGTGAGAGAATTTAAAAAGTATTTATAAAGAGGGTTTATTAATAAACCCTCTTTTAAGGTAAAGCGCTGATGGGATCTCTAGCTACTTTTTTCTATTCATTCTTGACTGTCGCTTTAGTATTCTATACTCTTTCTGTCGGAAAAGATCTTTTCATTCCAATTTTTATTGCCATTGTCATTTGGTTTTTATTAGCAAGCTTAGCCGGCGCAATTCAAAAAGTTAGATTTTACCATTATAAAATAAACTACCCGCTTGCCATTACCCTTGCCCTTTTCATGGGAGGCTATGGCCTTTGGTTAACTTATTTACTCATGGTAGAAAATATCTCGCAAGTTATTGAAGCTGGGCCCTTTTATCAAGAACGCTTCAACCACCTGCATGAAGCCTTAATGACCAAGCTCAACATTCAAAAACCTCCTGCCTTATCGGATCTTATCGGCTCTTTTAGTGTTGTAGACATAGCTTCAGGGGTTGCTCAAATGTTGACCACTTTTGCAAGTAATTTAGGGGTCATTTTTCTCTATGTAATTTTTATGCTTATGGAGACAGGCTCTTTTGATGAAAAGCTTAAGGCTTTAATTCCAAATAAGGAAAAAAGACAAGATGTTCAAAAGCTTGTGGCTAGAATCACAAAGCAAATCCAGTCCTATATTTGGATAAAAACAATAGTAAGCATAGCAACCGCTTTAATCAGTTATTTTGTTCTTTGGGCGGTGGGCGTTGATTTTGCAGCTTTTTGGGCATTTATCATCTTTATTTTAAATTATATCCCAACGATCGGTGCAATTATCGCAACCATTTTGCCTTGCATGCTAACCCTTGTCCAATTTGAAAGCTTAACTCCCTTTCTTATTGTCACTTGCACGTTGATTTCCATTCATTTTATCATAGGAAATATCATCGAGCCAAAATTAATAGGCAGATCGATTAATTTAAGCGGGCTTGTGATTTTATTCTCTCTTGCCGTTTGGGGTCATATTTGGGGGATGGTCGGACTTTTTCTTTCAATACCGATAACAGTCATTACAAGCTTAATTTTAGCCAACTTTCCAAAAACCCGTTTTCTTTCGATTCTTCTTTCAGAAAATGGGGAAATTTACGAGGAAGAAAACAATCATCTTTCACTTTGAAATTACTCATTGAATTTCTGACACTCTTCCGGAATATATTCATCAGGCACCCCGCTGATAGGATGCTCGCCGCTTGATTCTAAAATAGAATTCAGCCAAAAGTAGATATTTTCTTTTCTTATTTTTTGGCGTAATTTTTTCATGCGGAAATGCCTTTTTTCTTCAGACAGAGTCAAGGCTTCATATATGCTTCTAGAAGTTCCTTCAACATCGTAGGGGTTAATTAAAAAAGCTTCCTTTAATTGGCAAGCTGCCCCTGCAAATTCACTTAAAACCAAAGCTCCTTTTTCTTCAATGTTGGCAGCCGCATACTCTTTGCAAACAAGATTCATCCCATCTTTAATAGGTGTCACAAGCGCAACATCGCTTGCCCTGTAAAAGCCAAGAAGCTGAACCGGGGTTAGGGAATGGAACATATAGTGGATAGGGATCCAGCCAGGGCTTGTGTATTCGCTATTAATTTGGCTGACGGCTTTATCTATTTTTTCTTTTAGGTCAATATAGCCTTGAATATCAGTCCTTGAAGGGACAATCACTTGAATAAAATTTACTTTGCGGTGAAACTCAGGAAAAGATTTTAGAAAATTGGCAATCGCTTCTAGACGATAGGGGATTCCTTTTGTATAATCCAGCCTATCCACACTAAAGACAAGCTTTCTACCCGGCAGAGACTGCCGGATGGATTGAACTTCTTTTTCAACCTCAGGGCTCTTAGCTTTTTCTTCAAACTCATCAAAATCAATGCTAATTGGATAAACCCCTACCTTTGTAACGGTGCTATCCGTAAGGCAAAGAGTTTTATTTCCGCTGCCTCTAAAGATGGCATCTTTAAGAAGAGCTTTTGCATTATAAATAAAGTTTCTCATATCACGTTGAGTTTGAAAACCTAACGAATCAAAATCAAGTAATGCCCTTAAGATTTCGAACCTCCATGGTATTTTAAGGAATATATCGATAGGTGCAAAAGGAATGTGGAGGAAGAAAGAAAGCTTATAATTAAAGTAATTTTGCTTTAAGTACTTACCGACAAGCATTAAATGATAATCATGAATCCAGATAAAATCTAAATTTTTGGCAATCGACTTAATCTTTTCAGCAAATTTTATATTTACGCTTTGGTAACCCTTCCAATAGGAGGGCTTAAAGTTGCATAAAGCGTGAAGGTCGTGAAAGAGAGGCCAGATAATCTCATTTGCGAATCCTTCATAATAATCTGCGATTTCCTCTTTAGTTAAAGAAATCGAGACTAGTTTAAAACCTGCTTCCTTTTCAAACTCATGCAAGGCTTTTGCAATCTCTTCTTCTGAAAAATCATGCGTCCCGATCCACCCAATCCAAATTCCCTTATGCTTCTTTAAAAGAGGGGCCATGGCTGTAATAAGCCCTCCTGATCCGGGCACAATATGCGGCTTGCCATCTTTTTTAGTAATAATAATAGGAAGCCTATTTGAAACGACGATCAATCTCCCGGTAATGCTATTTTTTTGATGTTTTATCATTGGTACAAGCTTGATTTAATTCAGAAAGGATAAAATTTTTTAATACTCTCTTAGAAAAAAACTTTCAATAATTTTATATACCGTATGATAGGTTGAGATAAAGGTCAGATTAAGAGGTTCCTTTGGAAAGCTTATTAAAAAATCTTTTTGAAAGCCTGGAAAACGAAACTTCTTTCTCGCTTACACCCAATTCTTTAATAACTGAACTTGCCTCAGGTTTCTTTATTGATTATGAGACACTTGCTGAGGAGTATAGGAAAGGGCTAAAAGTTCAAAATCTAGGGGGCTTTATTCCTGAATCCTTGTCCCGGGAAGAGAAATTAATCTATTTAACGCTTTCTCATTTAAGACAAAACAATAGCGCGATCATTTTTGAAAAAATACCTGATAAAAATTTTAAAAAACCTCTTGAAATCGGTTCAGGTCCTCTTCATACAACCGGAAGCTCTTTCTTAACCTCGCCTTTAAGCCAATCAAAGAGAAAAAACTTCCTATATCTTGAGATTAACCCTAAAATTATCTCTTCAATAAAGGGCCTGGTAAAAAATCCCCCTTTAATCGAAGGCGATCTTCTTAACCTTGAAGGGCTTTTTAAGGGAGAGGCTTTTACACTGATAGCAGGCTCCAATATTTTAGATACCCTTTCTAAACAAGATTTGGAAAAAGGGCTAAAAGAAGTCCATGCGGTTTTAAAAAATGAGGGCCTCTTAGTGCATTTGCTTAATTTAGAACCTTTTATTTATTCCATTATTCATACTTTCTCAAAAAATAAGACCTTATTCATTCCCAATCTTGGCTATCAAAATCGGGGTTTTGTCTTAGTTGAAGACCTAAAAGAGTTTGGATTCACTTCTCTTGAAATAGAGGTTCTACAATTTATTGAAGGGCTAAACCCTCTTGAAAAAGAACATTTTTTTAACGCTTCTTTAAAGCTTAATAATGGAAGGGCGCTATCAAAGCTTAGTGAAAAAATTCTAAAGAGACACCCTGAAGCCTTGCTCCCCTTTACCGAAATCTTTTCTGATTGGATAAAAAAAATCTCAAAAGAAATCGGCTTTAAGCTAATCGATGAGGGATGCGTCTCCTCAAGAAAAAAGCTAGACTTACCCGTCGATTCTTCCTATAAAGAGCAGCTCATCCATATTGGCCCGATGGGTAAAAAAATCACGAAAAATGAGAAGACCTCAATCCTTGAAGCCGAAACCTATTTTTTTATTCTAAAAAAATAACATAGGGATTTTTTCATTTATTTGTTAAAATAGTTCCTATCTTTTAATTTATTATAAATAACTATGCTTTGCATCCATACAGCTTTCCAATCTGAAGCAAACCCATTTATCAAAAAATGGCGTTTGAAAAAGCAAGAGAACCACCCTTTTCCGATATATACGAAAGATGAGATCGTTCTTGGCATCTCAGGCCCTGGAAAATTAAAGACAGCTTGTCTCATTACTTACATGGGAGCAATCTATAAGCCCCTTTCGTTTCTAAATTTCGGGATTGCCGGCCATCCAACTCTATCTCTTGGGGAAACTGTTTTTGGAGGCAAAATAACGGATGCGTCGTCCAAAAAAACTTTTTACCCTGTTCCTATAATACCGCATAAAATCAAGGTTGTTGAAATCACAACAGTTGAGAAGCCGGAGGAGAACTACCTCAAAGACACTTGCTATGACATGGAAGCGTTCGGTTTTTTTCATGCCGCGCAATTATTTACAACAGCTGAGTTCATTCATTCCCTAAAAGTAATCTCGGACAATAAGGACGCCTCTTTTAAGCATATAACCCCCTCTTTTGCAGAAGAGCTTATGGATAGCTCTAAAGAAAATCACATCTGTTACGCAGAATCTCTTTTAGCTAAATGTAAAGAGTATCAAGGGCAAATTACAGTTGGAAATTGTTTTATGCCGGAGAATTTTTCATTTACAGTCTCAGAAAAACTACAAATGAATGAGCTATTAAGACGCTATCAAGTGCTTTCGAAAAGCCCTTTAGATGCTGCTTTTTTTGAGGATTGTACGACAGCAAAAGAAACTCTAAACAAGCTTCGAAATAAACTTCAATCGCTTCCCATTTCCTTTTTATGAGGTTTTCTTAAACATGTTCAGCTTAATCTATGTAGAAGAAGAGATATGGGATCATCCGGAAACTCAGGCTATAAAAAGACGATTTTCTAAACTTCCCGTCATTAAATGCGAACGTTTTGGAGAAGTTTTTAATCGAAAAAATCAAAGTTTTAGACTGCAAAAAGAAAATCCCGCTCTCATCCTTGCCAAAAAACAAGGCAATCTAGTTCTTAAAGTGCCTGAAGGCCATGGCATTGGCGGGACTAACAACTATTACTTCTCTCACATGCTTAATTGTGTTTTTGATTGCAGGTACTGTTTTCTACAAGGCATGTACTCATCAGCCCACTATGTTTTATTTATCAACGCGGAAGACTTTAAAGAAGCGATTATAAAAACAGCAAAAGAAGTAGAGACCCCATACTTTTTCTCCGGCTATGATTGCGATAGCCTGGCCCTGGAAAATATAACCGGCTTTGTCAAAGGCATTCTTCCCGTTTTTAGAAAAATAGAGAACGCTTTTCTTGAGCTTAGAACAAAGAGTGTGCAGATCAAGTTTCTCCTAAGAGAAAAACCAATGCCAAATTGCATCACCGCCTTTACCCTATCTCCTGAACCCATCGCAAAAGCATTAGAGCATAAAGCCCCTTCATTTAAAGAAAGGCTAAAAGCATTAAAATACCTCCAAGAAGCCGGCTGGCCGATCGGTCTTAGATTTGACCCTTTAATATTTATGACCCGTTTTGAAGAATGCTACGGCCCCTTTTTTGAGGAAGTTTTTCAAACCTTGGATGAAAAAAGCATCCATTC is a genomic window containing:
- a CDS encoding RtcB family protein, with protein sequence MSKDLKKIKPATYLLPKEGGMRVPGLVIASEKLLEIDDLEEPLKQVRNVAYLPGILGYSVAMPDIHWGYGFPIGGVAATDAEEGVISPGGVGYDINCGVRLALIDIPFDSITAKNRKALLESIYKNVPSGVGKGHSKAKTLTNSDYEQLVKEGAKWSIDLGYGFSRDLEYMESYGVIAGGDAHYISTSAKDRGKDQLGSIGSGNHFVEIGKVDAIFLKDVAKEWDVFEGQTYVLIHSGSRGLGHQVCQDTLDEFVRKGYSENLPDKQLVSAPIKSDDGKAYFKAMAAAANFAFNNRQRILHEVRQSFNETLGIPFEEVRLLYDVCHNIAKFETHLIDGVEKKVCVHRKGATRSLGPKSKELNSLFQKTGQPVLVPGDMARASFLLVGLGNPLTFCSCCHGAGREMSRFKSSKFWKGKDPIRYMESQGVQVKASSIRTIVEEMPNAYKDGSLVVQAVEDANLAKQVARLKPFLVVKG
- a CDS encoding AAA family ATPase, which codes for MTGVTGIKGGSPYDPGLKESNTRKREMCEPSTSKTKGKKDSPRAEKKQRVEKDSHTVAVAVLRDPDITRAAENGVRLNPRTYEDLFPSGEKEEEGELEYPLVSVANFPFPAFPDPSVKKNSMYVPTHFFSQVKRAIDKGPRGVETVISRFDQRSGVITQLSLKVYGRGELNGFGKNDPKKILVDSLQDILRQLWQGKVIRMGQELFIKHPAIGPLVAIVDSWAFKDIEKDNPFIEKIPYYGKITSATKVKWSSGDDEIALFEEMKDEGIARFEFSVCKVTRVSARIIGALEGGLNEGWKKGEKPVPVPVAFSELSQWVREQFSKFKIIPGEEKHLQISGDHAVTIRFKSVELKKGSEIISNVEEGEFENQNEIAFQLRDHAIRISGHSQIIFTSVASEAQPANEVVFEILDTTAKENLKTGKRLWASFEEIKEAILSEERSLPIGGKIVLELAKGKFLLKLNKAKCMGFTENDDDTIKPLYHLSKETLIKVYSNKKLMVDLVQKSVPIDLESITIKPTLPDNKSKSFQRILLGEDDENKKKPILEEEALKVAFKDTVKCFLKDQNVAAVLDNGQKVNFQIMEITSKDRIAQGSYPFLYQWTPETKIQFYTDNESNLVVVPAVQDLNYDNIGETLIELGVGGVPDLLKEALTAIKLSWGDYKDYITSMDLQPERGILIYGPPGTGKTIFARLIGKLMNAQVHYYSGPDIWNKWLGGSEANVRNMFKLAREDQEKNGADSQLHVILIDEFDALGQKVGEDEIAARQSVVRTFLKELDGSAKSLNNTLVIALTNRKDCIDSAILRPGRLGLHIEMGLPDLKARKEIFQIHTKKMKNLDEGIEFDELAEHTIGQSGAFIAAICKKAVDISLRRVYQNRIPKDEIYTHSDAKITQRDFKEALLTMLDRKEEIESPVPNFQAVYQKAEVKEALKKLGFGGLSKDQIEMVLDLSCYQTYKQFFLDNGQALPKGYFIYGPSGTGKTIFAKSLMKVFNLNKNSFKYYRASSLWELQGHHLKAKLKNLFEHSLHLEKELKHEASMTMVVIDNIDWLYSTQKIPDSLDGSVFNHFIKEVEDVLEEKFEFRNLVVIGLATRHYELSDGIQREGKFGKHILLSLPDLEARKEIFEICLGKIKANGQLDEKVNVEELALRTDRRNGSFIQSLVNKAFTLAARRHMKMQNMTASLKGKEKELPLKVGMADFEKALKKISPREEWRERYI
- a CDS encoding HdeD family acid-resistance protein, with translation MQETIRSLRPYFFFESLVFILLGIAALAVPFIFTLSIGLLIGSLFLIGGLVQGFRTLKSGVHSTGFWPSLLVSILYVLVGLYLLFFPLRGAVTLTLLLAVYFFLEGIFKIFFSISARNLPQAGLVFISGLLSFLIGYIIYAALPGSASWAIGVLVGIDLLIIGITLLIITLSVPKSSERI
- a CDS encoding AI-2E family transporter, which gives rise to MGSLATFFYSFLTVALVFYTLSVGKDLFIPIFIAIVIWFLLASLAGAIQKVRFYHYKINYPLAITLALFMGGYGLWLTYLLMVENISQVIEAGPFYQERFNHLHEALMTKLNIQKPPALSDLIGSFSVVDIASGVAQMLTTFASNLGVIFLYVIFMLMETGSFDEKLKALIPNKEKRQDVQKLVARITKQIQSYIWIKTIVSIATALISYFVLWAVGVDFAAFWAFIIFILNYIPTIGAIIATILPCMLTLVQFESLTPFLIVTCTLISIHFIIGNIIEPKLIGRSINLSGLVILFSLAVWGHIWGMVGLFLSIPITVITSLILANFPKTRFLSILLSENGEIYEEENNHLSL
- a CDS encoding alpha,alpha-trehalose-phosphate synthase (UDP-forming); this encodes MIKHQKNSITGRLIVVSNRLPIIITKKDGKPHIVPGSGGLITAMAPLLKKHKGIWIGWIGTHDFSEEEIAKALHEFEKEAGFKLVSISLTKEEIADYYEGFANEIIWPLFHDLHALCNFKPSYWKGYQSVNIKFAEKIKSIAKNLDFIWIHDYHLMLVGKYLKQNYFNYKLSFFLHIPFAPIDIFLKIPWRFEILRALLDFDSLGFQTQRDMRNFIYNAKALLKDAIFRGSGNKTLCLTDSTVTKVGVYPISIDFDEFEEKAKSPEVEKEVQSIRQSLPGRKLVFSVDRLDYTKGIPYRLEAIANFLKSFPEFHRKVNFIQVIVPSRTDIQGYIDLKEKIDKAVSQINSEYTSPGWIPIHYMFHSLTPVQLLGFYRASDVALVTPIKDGMNLVCKEYAAANIEEKGALVLSEFAGAACQLKEAFLINPYDVEGTSRSIYEALTLSEEKRHFRMKKLRQKIRKENIYFWLNSILESSGEHPISGVPDEYIPEECQKFNE
- a CDS encoding class I SAM-dependent methyltransferase, coding for MESLLKNLFESLENETSFSLTPNSLITELASGFFIDYETLAEEYRKGLKVQNLGGFIPESLSREEKLIYLTLSHLRQNNSAIIFEKIPDKNFKKPLEIGSGPLHTTGSSFLTSPLSQSKRKNFLYLEINPKIISSIKGLVKNPPLIEGDLLNLEGLFKGEAFTLIAGSNILDTLSKQDLEKGLKEVHAVLKNEGLLVHLLNLEPFIYSIIHTFSKNKTLFIPNLGYQNRGFVLVEDLKEFGFTSLEIEVLQFIEGLNPLEKEHFFNASLKLNNGRALSKLSEKILKRHPEALLPFTEIFSDWIKKISKEIGFKLIDEGCVSSRKKLDLPVDSSYKEQLIHIGPMGKKITKNEKTSILEAETYFFILKK